In Castor canadensis chromosome 11, mCasCan1.hap1v2, whole genome shotgun sequence, a single genomic region encodes these proteins:
- the Adam15 gene encoding disintegrin and metalloproteinase domain-containing protein 15 isoform X5: MPLALLWALGLLGAGSPRPSPPLPNIGGTEEQQTRPEKALSGPLEHQALQDKPPISLAEVLQTSPPESLRIKLELDGESHILELLQNRDLVPGRPTLVWYQPNGTQVVSEGHTLESCCYQGGVWGHVGSWVTICTCSGLRGLVVLSPERSYALELGPGDLQGPPIIYRIQDLLLPGHSCALSQRAPMPTQAPSDLPLGQHHIRRKRDVVTETKIVELVIVADHSEVRRYPNFQRLLNRTLEVALLLDTFFRPLNVRVALVGVEAWTQHDLVEISSNPAITLENFLHWRRADLLPRLPHDSAQLVTGTSFFGPMVGMTIQNSICFPDFSGGVNMDHSTSILGVASSIAHELGHSLGLDHDSPGSGCPCPGPAPAKSCIMEASTDFLPGLNFSNCSRQALEKALLDGMGSCLFERLPSLRPMSTLCGNMFVDPGEQCDCGFPDDCTDPCCDSFTCQLRPGAQCASDGPCCQNCQLRPVGWQCRPSRGDCDLPEFCSGDSSQCPPDISLGDGEPCADGQAVCVHGRCASYAQQCQSLWGPGAQPAAPLCIHTANTRGNVFGNCGRSPNGSYVPCAPTDAICGQLQCQVGRTQPLLGSARDLLWESLEANGTQLNCSWVHLDLGNDVVQPLLALPGTACGPGLVCIDQRCQPMDLLGAQECRSKCHGHGVCDSNRHCHCEEGWAPPDCINQLQATSSLTTGLLLSLLLLLVLVLLGASYWHRARLHQRLCQLKGSSCQYRAAQSGPPERPGPPQRAQLMPSTKTSALGFPAPPCRPLPPDPVPKRLQSQGPGKPPPPRKPLPADPQGRCPPGDLPAPGAGNIPLVVPSRPAPPPPVSSSLYL, from the exons ATGCCGCTGGCGCTGCTCTGGGCCCTGGGGCTTCTGGGCGCGGGCAGCCCTCGGCCCTCCCCGCCTCTCCCAAATATAG GTGGCACTGAGGAGCAGCAGACCAGACCAGAGAAGGCCCTGAGTGGGCCCTTGGAGCACCAGGCCCTTCAGGACAAGCCCCCTATCAGCCTAGCAGAGGTGCTTCAG ACAAGTCCACCTGAGTCCTTAAGGATCAAATTGGAGCTGGATGGTGAGAGTCATATCCTGGAGCTGCTACAGAATAG GGATTTGGTCCCAGGCCGCCCAACCCTAGTGTGGTACCAGCCCAATGGCACTCAGGTGGTCAGTGAGGGACACACTCTG GAAAGCTGCTGCTACCAGGGAGGAGTGTGGGGCCACGTGGGCTCCTGGGTCACCATCTGCACTTGCTCTGGGCTTAG GGGGTTGGTGGTCCTGTCCCCAGAGAGAAGCTATGCCCTGGAGCTGGGGCCTGGGGACCTTCAGGGTCCTCCCATTATCTACCGCATCCAAGACCTCCTCCTGCCAGGCCACTCCTGTGCCCTAAGCCAGCGTGCACCTATGCCCACTCAGGCTCCATCAGACCTCCCCCTGGGACAGCATCACATTCGCCGG AAGCGGGATGTGGTAACAGAGACCAAGATCGTGGAGCTGGTGATTGTGGCTGATCATTCAGAG GTCAGGAGGTACCCTAACTTCCAGCGCCTGCTGAACCGCACTCTAGAAGTGGCCCTCCTGCTGGACACA TTCTTCCGGCCCTTGAATGTTCGGGTGGCATTAGTGGGTGTAGAGGCCTGGACCCAGCACGACCTGGTGGAGATAAGCTCGAACCCAGCCATCACTCTAGAAAACTTCCTCCACTGGCGTCGGGCAGACTTGCTGCCTCGATTGCCCCATGACAGTGCCCAGCTGGTGAC TGGTACTTCCTTCTTTGGGCCTATGGTGGGCATGACCATTCAGAACTCCATCTGTTTCCCTGACTTCTCAGGAGGTGTGAACATG GACCACTCCACAAGCATCCTGGGAGTTGCCTCATCTATAGCCCATGAGTTGGGCCACAGCctgggcctggaccatgattcacCTGGGAGTGGCTGCCCATGTCCAGGTCCAGCCCCAGCCAAGAGCTGCATCATGGAGGCCTCCACAGA CTTCCTGCCAGGCCTGAACTTCAGCAACTGCAGCCGACAGGCTCTGGAGAAAGCCCTCCTGGACGGGATGGGCAGCTGCCTCTTTGAACGGCTGCCCAGCCTACGCCCTATGTCCACTTTGTGTGGAAATATGTTTGTGGACCCTGGCGAGCAGTGTGACTGTGGCTTTCCTGAT GACTGCACTGATCCCTGCTGTGATTCCTTCACCTGCCAGCTGAGGCCAGGGGCACAGTGTGCATCTGACGGACCCTGTTGTCAAAATTGCCAG CTGCGCCCTGTTGGCTGGCAGTGCCGCCCTTCCAGAGGTGACTGTGACCTGCCTGAGTTCTGCTCAGGAGACAGCTCCCAATGCCCCCCTGACATAAGCCTAGGGGACGGTGAGCCCTGCGCTGATGGACAGGCTGTATGCGTCCATGGACGCTGTGCCTCCTATGCCCAGCAGTGCCAGTCACTCtggggacctggagcccagcctgCTGCACCACTTTGTATCCACACAGCCAACACTCGGGGCAATGTCTTTGGGAACTGCGGGCGCAGCCCCAACGGCAGCTACGTGCCCTGCGCCCCTAC AGATGCAATCTGTGGGCAGCTGCAGTGCCAGGTAGGTAGGACGCAGCCTTTGCTGGGTTCAGCCCGAGATCTGCTCTGGGAAAGCCTAGAAGCCAACGGGACACAGCTGAACTGTAGTTGGGTGCACCTGGATCTAGGCAATGATGTGGTTCAGCCTCTCCTGGCTCTGCCTGGCACTGCCTGTGGCCCTGGCCTG GTGTGCATCGACCAGAGATGCCAGCCCATGGATCTCCTGGGAGCACAGGAATGTCGAAGCAAATGCCACGGTCATGGG GTCTGTGACAGCAACAGGCACTGCCACTGTGAGGAGGGCTGGGCACCCCCTGACTGCATCAACCAGCTCCAAG CAACCAGCTCCCTGACCACAGGCCTGCTCCTCAGCctcctgctgttgctggttctAGTGCTACTTGGTGCCAGCTACTGGCACCGTGCCCGCCTGCACCAGCGACTCTGCCAACTCAAGGGATCCAGCTGCCAATACAG GGCAGCCCAATCTGGTCCCCCTGAACGGCCAGGACCCCCACAGAGGGCCCAGCTGATGCCAAGCACTAAG ACTAGTGCTCTTGGCTTCCCGGCTCCCCCCTGCAGGCCGCTGCCACCTGACCCTGTGCCCAAGAGACTCCAG TCTCAGGGGCCTGGGAAGCCCCCACCCCCAAGGAAGCCACTGCCTGCCGACCCCCAGGGCCGGTGCCCGCCAGGTGACCTGCCTGCCCCAGGAGCTGGAAACATACCGCTGGTGGTACCCTCCAG gccagcacccccacccccagtatcATCCTCGCTCTACCTCTGA
- the Adam15 gene encoding disintegrin and metalloproteinase domain-containing protein 15 isoform X8, producing MPLALLWALGLLGAGSPRPSPPLPNIGGTEEQQTRPEKALSGPLEHQALQDKPPISLAEVLQTSPPESLRIKLELDGESHILELLQNRDLVPGRPTLVWYQPNGTQVVSEGHTLESCCYQGGVWGHVGSWVTICTCSGLRGLVVLSPERSYALELGPGDLQGPPIIYRIQDLLLPGHSCALSQRAPMPTQAPSDLPLGQHHIRRKRDVVTETKIVELVIVADHSEVRRYPNFQRLLNRTLEVALLLDTFFRPLNVRVALVGVEAWTQHDLVEISSNPAITLENFLHWRRADLLPRLPHDSAQLVTGTSFFGPMVGMTIQNSICFPDFSGGVNMDHSTSILGVASSIAHELGHSLGLDHDSPGSGCPCPGPAPAKSCIMEASTDFLPGLNFSNCSRQALEKALLDGMGSCLFERLPSLRPMSTLCGNMFVDPGEQCDCGFPDDCTDPCCDSFTCQLRPGAQCASDGPCCQNCQLRPVGWQCRPSRGDCDLPEFCSGDSSQCPPDISLGDGEPCADGQAVCVHGRCASYAQQCQSLWGPGAQPAAPLCIHTANTRGNVFGNCGRSPNGSYVPCAPTDAICGQLQCQVGRTQPLLGSARDLLWESLEANGTQLNCSWVHLDLGNDVVQPLLALPGTACGPGLVCIDQRCQPMDLLGAQECRSKCHGHGVCDSNRHCHCEEGWAPPDCINQLQATSSLTTGLLLSLLLLLVLVLLGASYWHRARLHQRLCQLKGSSCQYRAAQSGPPERPGPPQRAQLMPSTKQTSALGFPAPPCRPLPPDPVPKRLQAELADRPNPPTRPLPADPVVRHLKVCLQTG from the exons ATGCCGCTGGCGCTGCTCTGGGCCCTGGGGCTTCTGGGCGCGGGCAGCCCTCGGCCCTCCCCGCCTCTCCCAAATATAG GTGGCACTGAGGAGCAGCAGACCAGACCAGAGAAGGCCCTGAGTGGGCCCTTGGAGCACCAGGCCCTTCAGGACAAGCCCCCTATCAGCCTAGCAGAGGTGCTTCAG ACAAGTCCACCTGAGTCCTTAAGGATCAAATTGGAGCTGGATGGTGAGAGTCATATCCTGGAGCTGCTACAGAATAG GGATTTGGTCCCAGGCCGCCCAACCCTAGTGTGGTACCAGCCCAATGGCACTCAGGTGGTCAGTGAGGGACACACTCTG GAAAGCTGCTGCTACCAGGGAGGAGTGTGGGGCCACGTGGGCTCCTGGGTCACCATCTGCACTTGCTCTGGGCTTAG GGGGTTGGTGGTCCTGTCCCCAGAGAGAAGCTATGCCCTGGAGCTGGGGCCTGGGGACCTTCAGGGTCCTCCCATTATCTACCGCATCCAAGACCTCCTCCTGCCAGGCCACTCCTGTGCCCTAAGCCAGCGTGCACCTATGCCCACTCAGGCTCCATCAGACCTCCCCCTGGGACAGCATCACATTCGCCGG AAGCGGGATGTGGTAACAGAGACCAAGATCGTGGAGCTGGTGATTGTGGCTGATCATTCAGAG GTCAGGAGGTACCCTAACTTCCAGCGCCTGCTGAACCGCACTCTAGAAGTGGCCCTCCTGCTGGACACA TTCTTCCGGCCCTTGAATGTTCGGGTGGCATTAGTGGGTGTAGAGGCCTGGACCCAGCACGACCTGGTGGAGATAAGCTCGAACCCAGCCATCACTCTAGAAAACTTCCTCCACTGGCGTCGGGCAGACTTGCTGCCTCGATTGCCCCATGACAGTGCCCAGCTGGTGAC TGGTACTTCCTTCTTTGGGCCTATGGTGGGCATGACCATTCAGAACTCCATCTGTTTCCCTGACTTCTCAGGAGGTGTGAACATG GACCACTCCACAAGCATCCTGGGAGTTGCCTCATCTATAGCCCATGAGTTGGGCCACAGCctgggcctggaccatgattcacCTGGGAGTGGCTGCCCATGTCCAGGTCCAGCCCCAGCCAAGAGCTGCATCATGGAGGCCTCCACAGA CTTCCTGCCAGGCCTGAACTTCAGCAACTGCAGCCGACAGGCTCTGGAGAAAGCCCTCCTGGACGGGATGGGCAGCTGCCTCTTTGAACGGCTGCCCAGCCTACGCCCTATGTCCACTTTGTGTGGAAATATGTTTGTGGACCCTGGCGAGCAGTGTGACTGTGGCTTTCCTGAT GACTGCACTGATCCCTGCTGTGATTCCTTCACCTGCCAGCTGAGGCCAGGGGCACAGTGTGCATCTGACGGACCCTGTTGTCAAAATTGCCAG CTGCGCCCTGTTGGCTGGCAGTGCCGCCCTTCCAGAGGTGACTGTGACCTGCCTGAGTTCTGCTCAGGAGACAGCTCCCAATGCCCCCCTGACATAAGCCTAGGGGACGGTGAGCCCTGCGCTGATGGACAGGCTGTATGCGTCCATGGACGCTGTGCCTCCTATGCCCAGCAGTGCCAGTCACTCtggggacctggagcccagcctgCTGCACCACTTTGTATCCACACAGCCAACACTCGGGGCAATGTCTTTGGGAACTGCGGGCGCAGCCCCAACGGCAGCTACGTGCCCTGCGCCCCTAC AGATGCAATCTGTGGGCAGCTGCAGTGCCAGGTAGGTAGGACGCAGCCTTTGCTGGGTTCAGCCCGAGATCTGCTCTGGGAAAGCCTAGAAGCCAACGGGACACAGCTGAACTGTAGTTGGGTGCACCTGGATCTAGGCAATGATGTGGTTCAGCCTCTCCTGGCTCTGCCTGGCACTGCCTGTGGCCCTGGCCTG GTGTGCATCGACCAGAGATGCCAGCCCATGGATCTCCTGGGAGCACAGGAATGTCGAAGCAAATGCCACGGTCATGGG GTCTGTGACAGCAACAGGCACTGCCACTGTGAGGAGGGCTGGGCACCCCCTGACTGCATCAACCAGCTCCAAG CAACCAGCTCCCTGACCACAGGCCTGCTCCTCAGCctcctgctgttgctggttctAGTGCTACTTGGTGCCAGCTACTGGCACCGTGCCCGCCTGCACCAGCGACTCTGCCAACTCAAGGGATCCAGCTGCCAATACAG GGCAGCCCAATCTGGTCCCCCTGAACGGCCAGGACCCCCACAGAGGGCCCAGCTGATGCCAAGCACTAAG CAGACTAGTGCTCTTGGCTTCCCGGCTCCCCCCTGCAGGCCGCTGCCACCTGACCCTGTGCCCAAGAGACTCCAG GCTGAGCTGGCTGACCGACCCAATCCCCCCACCCGCCCTCTGCCCGCTGACCCAGTGGTGAGGCACCTGAAG GTTTGTTTGCAGACAGGGTGA
- the Adam15 gene encoding disintegrin and metalloproteinase domain-containing protein 15 isoform X6, producing MPLALLWALGLLGAGSPRPSPPLPNIGGTEEQQTRPEKALSGPLEHQALQDKPPISLAEVLQTSPPESLRIKLELDGESHILELLQNRDLVPGRPTLVWYQPNGTQVVSEGHTLESCCYQGGVWGHVGSWVTICTCSGLRGLVVLSPERSYALELGPGDLQGPPIIYRIQDLLLPGHSCALSQRAPMPTQAPSDLPLGQHHIRRKRDVVTETKIVELVIVADHSEVRRYPNFQRLLNRTLEVALLLDTFFRPLNVRVALVGVEAWTQHDLVEISSNPAITLENFLHWRRADLLPRLPHDSAQLVTGTSFFGPMVGMTIQNSICFPDFSGGVNMDHSTSILGVASSIAHELGHSLGLDHDSPGSGCPCPGPAPAKSCIMEASTDFLPGLNFSNCSRQALEKALLDGMGSCLFERLPSLRPMSTLCGNMFVDPGEQCDCGFPDDCTDPCCDSFTCQLRPGAQCASDGPCCQNCQLRPVGWQCRPSRGDCDLPEFCSGDSSQCPPDISLGDGEPCADGQAVCVHGRCASYAQQCQSLWGPGAQPAAPLCIHTANTRGNVFGNCGRSPNGSYVPCAPTDAICGQLQCQVGRTQPLLGSARDLLWESLEANGTQLNCSWVHLDLGNDVVQPLLALPGTACGPGLVCIDQRCQPMDLLGAQECRSKCHGHGVCDSNRHCHCEEGWAPPDCINQLQATSSLTTGLLLSLLLLLVLVLLGASYWHRARLHQRLCQLKGSSCQYRAAQSGPPERPGPPQRAQLMPSTKAELADRPNPPTRPLPADPVVRHLKSQGPGKPPPPRKPLPADPQGRCPPGDLPAPGAGNIPLVVPSRPAPPPPVSSSLYL from the exons ATGCCGCTGGCGCTGCTCTGGGCCCTGGGGCTTCTGGGCGCGGGCAGCCCTCGGCCCTCCCCGCCTCTCCCAAATATAG GTGGCACTGAGGAGCAGCAGACCAGACCAGAGAAGGCCCTGAGTGGGCCCTTGGAGCACCAGGCCCTTCAGGACAAGCCCCCTATCAGCCTAGCAGAGGTGCTTCAG ACAAGTCCACCTGAGTCCTTAAGGATCAAATTGGAGCTGGATGGTGAGAGTCATATCCTGGAGCTGCTACAGAATAG GGATTTGGTCCCAGGCCGCCCAACCCTAGTGTGGTACCAGCCCAATGGCACTCAGGTGGTCAGTGAGGGACACACTCTG GAAAGCTGCTGCTACCAGGGAGGAGTGTGGGGCCACGTGGGCTCCTGGGTCACCATCTGCACTTGCTCTGGGCTTAG GGGGTTGGTGGTCCTGTCCCCAGAGAGAAGCTATGCCCTGGAGCTGGGGCCTGGGGACCTTCAGGGTCCTCCCATTATCTACCGCATCCAAGACCTCCTCCTGCCAGGCCACTCCTGTGCCCTAAGCCAGCGTGCACCTATGCCCACTCAGGCTCCATCAGACCTCCCCCTGGGACAGCATCACATTCGCCGG AAGCGGGATGTGGTAACAGAGACCAAGATCGTGGAGCTGGTGATTGTGGCTGATCATTCAGAG GTCAGGAGGTACCCTAACTTCCAGCGCCTGCTGAACCGCACTCTAGAAGTGGCCCTCCTGCTGGACACA TTCTTCCGGCCCTTGAATGTTCGGGTGGCATTAGTGGGTGTAGAGGCCTGGACCCAGCACGACCTGGTGGAGATAAGCTCGAACCCAGCCATCACTCTAGAAAACTTCCTCCACTGGCGTCGGGCAGACTTGCTGCCTCGATTGCCCCATGACAGTGCCCAGCTGGTGAC TGGTACTTCCTTCTTTGGGCCTATGGTGGGCATGACCATTCAGAACTCCATCTGTTTCCCTGACTTCTCAGGAGGTGTGAACATG GACCACTCCACAAGCATCCTGGGAGTTGCCTCATCTATAGCCCATGAGTTGGGCCACAGCctgggcctggaccatgattcacCTGGGAGTGGCTGCCCATGTCCAGGTCCAGCCCCAGCCAAGAGCTGCATCATGGAGGCCTCCACAGA CTTCCTGCCAGGCCTGAACTTCAGCAACTGCAGCCGACAGGCTCTGGAGAAAGCCCTCCTGGACGGGATGGGCAGCTGCCTCTTTGAACGGCTGCCCAGCCTACGCCCTATGTCCACTTTGTGTGGAAATATGTTTGTGGACCCTGGCGAGCAGTGTGACTGTGGCTTTCCTGAT GACTGCACTGATCCCTGCTGTGATTCCTTCACCTGCCAGCTGAGGCCAGGGGCACAGTGTGCATCTGACGGACCCTGTTGTCAAAATTGCCAG CTGCGCCCTGTTGGCTGGCAGTGCCGCCCTTCCAGAGGTGACTGTGACCTGCCTGAGTTCTGCTCAGGAGACAGCTCCCAATGCCCCCCTGACATAAGCCTAGGGGACGGTGAGCCCTGCGCTGATGGACAGGCTGTATGCGTCCATGGACGCTGTGCCTCCTATGCCCAGCAGTGCCAGTCACTCtggggacctggagcccagcctgCTGCACCACTTTGTATCCACACAGCCAACACTCGGGGCAATGTCTTTGGGAACTGCGGGCGCAGCCCCAACGGCAGCTACGTGCCCTGCGCCCCTAC AGATGCAATCTGTGGGCAGCTGCAGTGCCAGGTAGGTAGGACGCAGCCTTTGCTGGGTTCAGCCCGAGATCTGCTCTGGGAAAGCCTAGAAGCCAACGGGACACAGCTGAACTGTAGTTGGGTGCACCTGGATCTAGGCAATGATGTGGTTCAGCCTCTCCTGGCTCTGCCTGGCACTGCCTGTGGCCCTGGCCTG GTGTGCATCGACCAGAGATGCCAGCCCATGGATCTCCTGGGAGCACAGGAATGTCGAAGCAAATGCCACGGTCATGGG GTCTGTGACAGCAACAGGCACTGCCACTGTGAGGAGGGCTGGGCACCCCCTGACTGCATCAACCAGCTCCAAG CAACCAGCTCCCTGACCACAGGCCTGCTCCTCAGCctcctgctgttgctggttctAGTGCTACTTGGTGCCAGCTACTGGCACCGTGCCCGCCTGCACCAGCGACTCTGCCAACTCAAGGGATCCAGCTGCCAATACAG GGCAGCCCAATCTGGTCCCCCTGAACGGCCAGGACCCCCACAGAGGGCCCAGCTGATGCCAAGCACTAAG GCTGAGCTGGCTGACCGACCCAATCCCCCCACCCGCCCTCTGCCCGCTGACCCAGTGGTGAGGCACCTGAAG TCTCAGGGGCCTGGGAAGCCCCCACCCCCAAGGAAGCCACTGCCTGCCGACCCCCAGGGCCGGTGCCCGCCAGGTGACCTGCCTGCCCCAGGAGCTGGAAACATACCGCTGGTGGTACCCTCCAG gccagcacccccacccccagtatcATCCTCGCTCTACCTCTGA
- the Adam15 gene encoding disintegrin and metalloproteinase domain-containing protein 15 isoform X2, which translates to MPLALLWALGLLGAGSPRPSPPLPNIGGTEEQQTRPEKALSGPLEHQALQDKPPISLAEVLQTSPPESLRIKLELDGESHILELLQNRDLVPGRPTLVWYQPNGTQVVSEGHTLESCCYQGGVWGHVGSWVTICTCSGLRGLVVLSPERSYALELGPGDLQGPPIIYRIQDLLLPGHSCALSQRAPMPTQAPSDLPLGQHHIRRKRDVVTETKIVELVIVADHSEVRRYPNFQRLLNRTLEVALLLDTFFRPLNVRVALVGVEAWTQHDLVEISSNPAITLENFLHWRRADLLPRLPHDSAQLVTGTSFFGPMVGMTIQNSICFPDFSGGVNMDHSTSILGVASSIAHELGHSLGLDHDSPGSGCPCPGPAPAKSCIMEASTDFLPGLNFSNCSRQALEKALLDGMGSCLFERLPSLRPMSTLCGNMFVDPGEQCDCGFPDDCTDPCCDSFTCQLRPGAQCASDGPCCQNCQLRPVGWQCRPSRGDCDLPEFCSGDSSQCPPDISLGDGEPCADGQAVCVHGRCASYAQQCQSLWGPGAQPAAPLCIHTANTRGNVFGNCGRSPNGSYVPCAPTDAICGQLQCQVGRTQPLLGSARDLLWESLEANGTQLNCSWVHLDLGNDVVQPLLALPGTACGPGLVCIDQRCQPMDLLGAQECRSKCHGHGVCDSNRHCHCEEGWAPPDCINQLQATSSLTTGLLLSLLLLLVLVLLGASYWHRARLHQRLCQLKGSSCQYRAAQSGPPERPGPPQRAQLMPSTKTSALGFPAPPCRPLPPDPVPKRLQAELADRPNPPTRPLPADPVVRHLKSQGPGKPPPPRKPLPADPQGRCPPGDLPAPGAGNIPLVVPSRPAPPPPVSSSLYL; encoded by the exons ATGCCGCTGGCGCTGCTCTGGGCCCTGGGGCTTCTGGGCGCGGGCAGCCCTCGGCCCTCCCCGCCTCTCCCAAATATAG GTGGCACTGAGGAGCAGCAGACCAGACCAGAGAAGGCCCTGAGTGGGCCCTTGGAGCACCAGGCCCTTCAGGACAAGCCCCCTATCAGCCTAGCAGAGGTGCTTCAG ACAAGTCCACCTGAGTCCTTAAGGATCAAATTGGAGCTGGATGGTGAGAGTCATATCCTGGAGCTGCTACAGAATAG GGATTTGGTCCCAGGCCGCCCAACCCTAGTGTGGTACCAGCCCAATGGCACTCAGGTGGTCAGTGAGGGACACACTCTG GAAAGCTGCTGCTACCAGGGAGGAGTGTGGGGCCACGTGGGCTCCTGGGTCACCATCTGCACTTGCTCTGGGCTTAG GGGGTTGGTGGTCCTGTCCCCAGAGAGAAGCTATGCCCTGGAGCTGGGGCCTGGGGACCTTCAGGGTCCTCCCATTATCTACCGCATCCAAGACCTCCTCCTGCCAGGCCACTCCTGTGCCCTAAGCCAGCGTGCACCTATGCCCACTCAGGCTCCATCAGACCTCCCCCTGGGACAGCATCACATTCGCCGG AAGCGGGATGTGGTAACAGAGACCAAGATCGTGGAGCTGGTGATTGTGGCTGATCATTCAGAG GTCAGGAGGTACCCTAACTTCCAGCGCCTGCTGAACCGCACTCTAGAAGTGGCCCTCCTGCTGGACACA TTCTTCCGGCCCTTGAATGTTCGGGTGGCATTAGTGGGTGTAGAGGCCTGGACCCAGCACGACCTGGTGGAGATAAGCTCGAACCCAGCCATCACTCTAGAAAACTTCCTCCACTGGCGTCGGGCAGACTTGCTGCCTCGATTGCCCCATGACAGTGCCCAGCTGGTGAC TGGTACTTCCTTCTTTGGGCCTATGGTGGGCATGACCATTCAGAACTCCATCTGTTTCCCTGACTTCTCAGGAGGTGTGAACATG GACCACTCCACAAGCATCCTGGGAGTTGCCTCATCTATAGCCCATGAGTTGGGCCACAGCctgggcctggaccatgattcacCTGGGAGTGGCTGCCCATGTCCAGGTCCAGCCCCAGCCAAGAGCTGCATCATGGAGGCCTCCACAGA CTTCCTGCCAGGCCTGAACTTCAGCAACTGCAGCCGACAGGCTCTGGAGAAAGCCCTCCTGGACGGGATGGGCAGCTGCCTCTTTGAACGGCTGCCCAGCCTACGCCCTATGTCCACTTTGTGTGGAAATATGTTTGTGGACCCTGGCGAGCAGTGTGACTGTGGCTTTCCTGAT GACTGCACTGATCCCTGCTGTGATTCCTTCACCTGCCAGCTGAGGCCAGGGGCACAGTGTGCATCTGACGGACCCTGTTGTCAAAATTGCCAG CTGCGCCCTGTTGGCTGGCAGTGCCGCCCTTCCAGAGGTGACTGTGACCTGCCTGAGTTCTGCTCAGGAGACAGCTCCCAATGCCCCCCTGACATAAGCCTAGGGGACGGTGAGCCCTGCGCTGATGGACAGGCTGTATGCGTCCATGGACGCTGTGCCTCCTATGCCCAGCAGTGCCAGTCACTCtggggacctggagcccagcctgCTGCACCACTTTGTATCCACACAGCCAACACTCGGGGCAATGTCTTTGGGAACTGCGGGCGCAGCCCCAACGGCAGCTACGTGCCCTGCGCCCCTAC AGATGCAATCTGTGGGCAGCTGCAGTGCCAGGTAGGTAGGACGCAGCCTTTGCTGGGTTCAGCCCGAGATCTGCTCTGGGAAAGCCTAGAAGCCAACGGGACACAGCTGAACTGTAGTTGGGTGCACCTGGATCTAGGCAATGATGTGGTTCAGCCTCTCCTGGCTCTGCCTGGCACTGCCTGTGGCCCTGGCCTG GTGTGCATCGACCAGAGATGCCAGCCCATGGATCTCCTGGGAGCACAGGAATGTCGAAGCAAATGCCACGGTCATGGG GTCTGTGACAGCAACAGGCACTGCCACTGTGAGGAGGGCTGGGCACCCCCTGACTGCATCAACCAGCTCCAAG CAACCAGCTCCCTGACCACAGGCCTGCTCCTCAGCctcctgctgttgctggttctAGTGCTACTTGGTGCCAGCTACTGGCACCGTGCCCGCCTGCACCAGCGACTCTGCCAACTCAAGGGATCCAGCTGCCAATACAG GGCAGCCCAATCTGGTCCCCCTGAACGGCCAGGACCCCCACAGAGGGCCCAGCTGATGCCAAGCACTAAG ACTAGTGCTCTTGGCTTCCCGGCTCCCCCCTGCAGGCCGCTGCCACCTGACCCTGTGCCCAAGAGACTCCAG GCTGAGCTGGCTGACCGACCCAATCCCCCCACCCGCCCTCTGCCCGCTGACCCAGTGGTGAGGCACCTGAAG TCTCAGGGGCCTGGGAAGCCCCCACCCCCAAGGAAGCCACTGCCTGCCGACCCCCAGGGCCGGTGCCCGCCAGGTGACCTGCCTGCCCCAGGAGCTGGAAACATACCGCTGGTGGTACCCTCCAG gccagcacccccacccccagtatcATCCTCGCTCTACCTCTGA